One window of the Trifolium pratense cultivar HEN17-A07 linkage group LG2, ARS_RC_1.1, whole genome shotgun sequence genome contains the following:
- the LOC123910030 gene encoding 2-hydroxyisoflavanone dehydratase-like has protein sequence MASSTGTNGDKVIVHNLLPHIAVYSDGTIDRPRNLPIVPPQEEDPVTGVSSKDIVFSNDPYLTARLFLPKLTQTNDQNQKLTILVYFHGGGFTFESAYAIHHHAYCNLLASQANAVVATIEHRKAPEYYLPTAYNDCWAGLCWVASHATQNPINSDPWITNHGDFNRIFIGGDSSGGNISLNVAMRAGVEALPGGVKLLGTYANHPYIWGAKPMGKEPVIGFEETLQSRIWKFAYPSAPGGLDNPMLNPMASGAPSLATLGGSRLLITAAGKDHLLFRDRTERYYEALKESGWKGEVEFFEEKDEDHVYYMFDPNTENAKRLYKVVVDFLRR, from the coding sequence ATGGCTTCCTCAACAGGCACCAATGGAGACAAGGTAATAGTCCACAACCTGCTCCCCCACATAGCTGTCTATAGTGACGGTACCATAGATCGTCCACGCAACCTTCCGATTGTTCCACCACAAGAAGAGGACCCTGTAACCGGTGTCTCATCCAAAGACATTGTCTTTTCGAATGATCCTTACCTCACTGCTAGACTTTTCCTTCCAAAACTAACACAAACCAATGATCAGAACCAAAAACTCACCATCTTGGTTTATTTTCATGGTGGTGGATTCACCTTTGAATCAGCCTATGCAATACACCACCACGCATATTGCAATCTCTTAGCTTCTCAAGCAAATGCTGTGGTTGCTACCATAGAACATAGAAAGGCTCCAGAGTATTATCTTCCTACAGCTTATAATGATTGTTGGGCTGGTCTCTGTTGGGTTGCTTCTCATGCAACTCAAAATCCCATAAACAGTGACCCTTGGATCACCAATCATGGTGATTTTAACAGAATTTTCATTGGTGGTGATAGTAGTGGTGGCAACATTTCTCTCAATGTTGCTATGCGTGCTGGTGTTGAAGCTTTACCTGGTGGTGTTAAACTACTTGGTACTTATGCTAACCACCCTTACATTTGGGGTGCAAAACCAATGGGGAAGGAACCTGTTATAGGATTTGAGGAGACTCTTCAATCTAGGATTTGGAAGTTTGCTTACCCTTCTGCTCCTGGTGGGTTAGATAACCCTATGCTCAATCCAATGGCTTCTGGGGCACCTAGTTTGGCTACACTTGGTGGCTCTAGGCTGCTTATTACTGCTGCTGGCAAGGATCACCTGTTATTTAGGGACAGAACCGAAAGATATTATGAGGCTTTGAAGGAGAGTGGGTGGAAAGGGGAAGTCGAATTCTTTGAAGAGAAAGATGAGGATCATGTATATTACATGTTTGATCCTAATACAGAGAACGCTAAAAGATTGTATAAAGTTGTGGTCGACTTTCTTCGCCGCTAA